ATTCGCGTTCGTGCTTGTGCTGTTTGTCGGACAGATTTGCACATTGTGGATGGAGAACTACCACAGCCAAAACTCCCGCTTGTGCCTGGTCATCAAATTGTGGGTATAGTAGAGGCGCTTGGCGATCGCGTGCAGCAATTTAGAGTAGGCGATCGCGTTGGCGTTCCCTGGCTAGGATATACCTGTAATCATTGCCGCTACTGCCTAACTGGGCGTGAAAATCTTTGTGATACTCCGCAATTCACTGGTTACCAAATTGACGGGGGTTACGCCGAATACACCGTTGCAGACGAGCGCTTTTGCTTTCCGATTCCAGAAGGTTACCCGGATTTGCAAGCTGCCCCTTTGTTGTGTGCTGGGTTGATTGGCTATCGCTCCTACAGCATGACGGGTGATGCACAACGGCTGGGTTTTTATGGCTTTGGTGCAGCTGCCCATATTCTGGTACAGTTGGCTCAATATCAGGGGCGACAAGTCTATGCCTTTACTCGCGCTGGTGATATAAAGGGACAACAATTTGCCCTTGACTTGGGTGCTGCATGGGCTGGTGGTTCTGACGAGTTACCTCCAGAACCGTTAGATGCGGCAATTATCTTTGCTCCAATTGGTTCGCTGGTTCCCGCTGCTTTGCGTGCGGTTGCCAAAGGAGGTGTGGTAGTCTGCGCTGGTATTCATATGAGTGATATCCCTTCATTTCCTTATGAAATTTTGTGGGAAGAACGAGTGCTGCGATCGGTTGCTAATCTGACTCGCCAAGATGGAAAAGAATTTCTAGCGTTAGCGCCTAAAGTTCCCATTCACACCCAAGTGAATCCCTTCCCTCTAAATGAAGCGAATGAAGCTCTTGATGCTTTGCGTAGTGGCAAAATTAATGGCGCAGCCGTGTTAGTGGTTAAGCATGAATAAAACAACTCACGGCACTATTGCCGCTGGAGATCAAAAAACAGCTCAAGCAGGTATTGAAATCTTCCGATTAGGCGGCAATGCATTTGATGCTGCGGCTGCGGCAGTTTTAGCATCATTTGTAACTGAACCTGCGCTGACTTCTGCGGCTGGTGGAGGTTTCCTCTTAGCGCATACCAAGGATAACAATAATATTTTATTCGATTTTTTTTCACAAACTCCCCGTCGAAAAAGAATTCAGGCTGAGCTAAACTTCTATCCCGTTGAAGTTAACTTTGGCGATGCCTTGCAAGAGTTTCATATCGGTCTTGGTTCAATGGCAGTACCAGGCAATATTGGAGGGATTTTCCACGTTCAAAAAAAATTAGGTAGATTACCCTTTAAGGTTGTTGCTGAACCAGCAGTCTACTATGCAAAAAACGGTGTAGCAATCAATGAATTTCAATCCTACTGTTTCACAATCCTTAAAGAGATTTTGACTGCCTCTAGAGAAGCACGCCAAGTATATGC
This window of the Chroococcidiopsis sp. CCMEE 29 genome carries:
- a CDS encoding zinc-dependent alcohol dehydrogenase family protein produces the protein MRAMVLEQPGRPLRATELPVPTPNPEQVLIRVRACAVCRTDLHIVDGELPQPKLPLVPGHQIVGIVEALGDRVQQFRVGDRVGVPWLGYTCNHCRYCLTGRENLCDTPQFTGYQIDGGYAEYTVADERFCFPIPEGYPDLQAAPLLCAGLIGYRSYSMTGDAQRLGFYGFGAAAHILVQLAQYQGRQVYAFTRAGDIKGQQFALDLGAAWAGGSDELPPEPLDAAIIFAPIGSLVPAALRAVAKGGVVVCAGIHMSDIPSFPYEILWEERVLRSVANLTRQDGKEFLALAPKVPIHTQVNPFPLNEANEALDALRSGKINGAAVLVVKHE